A window of Calditerrivibrio sp. contains these coding sequences:
- a CDS encoding YfcE family phosphodiesterase, translated as MQVLIISDTHVDSIQKLPPVLISLFPSCDAVIHAGDIVGLNTYEEMKKLNPKLYAVAGNMDASYGVLEHTLRIDLGQMRIGITHGHIYTNLYNGLMYDFNDCNMVIFGHTHSPYFRKENNLWLLNPGSTFKNRWKTKNSYAILKIYNNDFRVTFYDI; from the coding sequence ATGCAGGTACTTATTATATCAGATACCCATGTTGATTCAATACAAAAATTGCCCCCAGTTTTAATATCCCTCTTCCCATCATGCGATGCAGTTATACATGCGGGGGATATTGTGGGATTAAACACCTATGAAGAGATGAAAAAACTCAACCCCAAGCTCTATGCAGTAGCTGGCAACATGGACGCATCCTACGGAGTACTTGAGCACACTTTAAGAATCGATCTTGGACAGATGAGGATAGGTATAACCCATGGTCATATCTATACAAATCTCTACAATGGTCTCATGTACGACTTTAATGACTGTAATATGGTTATCTTTGGACATACCCACTCACCCTACTTTAGAAAAGAGAACAATCTTTGGCTTCTAAATCCCGGTAGCACATTTAAAAATAGGTGGAAAACTAAAAATTCTTATGCTATATTAAAAATTTACAACAACGACTTTAGAGTAACGTTTTATGATATATAG
- the hemE gene encoding uroporphyrinogen decarboxylase, with amino-acid sequence MNTLLLDVLEGKKVKRPPVWLMRQAGRYMPEYMEVRRKVTFLELCKTPELAAEVTHQPIDILGVDAAILFSDILIPIEPMGVNLDFNPAPIISNPVRSEQDANRLRLLDPYSDVPFVIETVKLLVKSLKVPLIGFSGAPFTLACYMVEGGGSKNFIEIKKMMHTNTKAYETLMEKLTISTTKYLQAQIDNGCPVVQIFDTWAGILSPMEYQTKVLPYVKSLIENLKNAHIIYFAKDSATFYKYISDLNCTGIGVDWKIDLDDADISLGRGRFVLQGNLDPVILFSDKDTISRHVKAIIEKGKTLKGHIFNLGHGILPNSPVENVKFLVDLVKNSV; translated from the coding sequence ATGAACACTCTTTTACTAGATGTTTTAGAAGGGAAAAAAGTGAAAAGGCCACCCGTCTGGCTCATGCGTCAAGCTGGTAGGTATATGCCTGAATACATGGAGGTACGGAGAAAGGTTACCTTTCTTGAGCTGTGCAAAACACCAGAATTAGCAGCAGAAGTGACCCACCAGCCAATAGATATCCTCGGTGTGGATGCAGCAATCCTATTTTCAGATATTTTGATACCCATCGAACCTATGGGTGTAAACCTTGATTTTAATCCGGCACCAATTATATCAAACCCTGTAAGAAGTGAACAGGATGCAAATAGACTACGATTGTTAGATCCATACAGTGATGTCCCCTTCGTGATAGAAACAGTAAAGCTTTTAGTGAAATCTCTAAAAGTTCCCCTTATTGGGTTTTCTGGAGCCCCTTTTACCTTGGCCTGTTATATGGTAGAAGGGGGAGGAAGTAAAAATTTCATAGAAATTAAAAAGATGATGCATACAAATACAAAAGCTTATGAAACATTGATGGAGAAATTGACCATAAGCACAACAAAATATCTACAGGCACAAATCGATAATGGCTGCCCTGTTGTTCAGATATTTGATACCTGGGCAGGTATACTCTCCCCAATGGAGTACCAGACAAAAGTTCTTCCATATGTTAAATCGCTTATAGAAAATCTCAAAAATGCCCATATAATCTATTTCGCAAAGGATAGTGCAACCTTTTATAAATATATTTCAGACTTAAACTGTACAGGTATTGGTGTTGACTGGAAAATAGACCTTGATGATGCGGATATATCTCTCGGTAGAGGTAGGTTTGTTTTACAAGGTAATCTTGATCCCGTGATCCTTTTCTCTGACAAAGATACCATATCAAGACACGTTAAGGCAATCATAGAAAAAGGTAAAACCCTAAAAGGGCATATATTCAACCTTGGGCATGGTATTTTGCCTAATTCTCCCGTGGAAAATGTCAAATTCCTTGTGGATCTGGTGAAAAACAGTGTCTAA
- a CDS encoding HD domain-containing protein produces the protein MPPQGLLILPDFPFKDLFLTFYNDTKIDFYFVGGFVRDMLLNRPIKDIDVVTEKMDYLEFSRLLNRYIKGTVIHFKDNVRISAKGHTIDVSKLRGKSIHEDLSYRDFTINNLAYHFEQGLIGDSEDLRNGKIKMVYDRVFLDDPLRILRCYRFVSEFGFHVDEMTRKKLIEQKELLKTVPSERINRELVYLFTGDYVGMAFEQMVDDALIPILFESTLSLISLYGGKYHIEDVFTHSVSVAKELIRILPFHLSVEDRLVMILAALLHDTGKGDERYRLTPGKFLGHEEISAYIVEKELKKLSFSNKIIRDVSILVKRHGDIRKFSSNNTKDITLLRFAYENYEYLDKIILLSIADARSKKRDDESFYSTIERIKLLSSRLDFSRKSIINGEILIEMGFPKGKKLGVVLKETQFRLVAGLLVSYEEAIKFVKGYCI, from the coding sequence ATGCCGCCCCAGGGACTACTGATACTACCTGATTTCCCTTTTAAGGACCTTTTTTTGACGTTTTACAACGATACAAAGATAGATTTTTATTTCGTAGGTGGTTTTGTAAGGGATATGCTATTAAATAGACCTATAAAGGATATTGATGTGGTAACTGAAAAAATGGATTACCTTGAGTTTTCCCGTTTACTGAATAGGTATATTAAAGGGACTGTCATTCATTTCAAGGATAATGTGAGAATCTCTGCAAAAGGGCATACCATCGATGTATCAAAACTAAGGGGTAAAAGTATCCATGAAGATCTATCCTATAGGGATTTTACCATCAATAACCTTGCTTATCATTTTGAACAGGGTTTAATTGGTGATTCTGAGGATCTTCGAAATGGTAAAATAAAAATGGTTTACGATCGGGTGTTTTTGGATGATCCTTTGAGGATATTAAGATGTTACAGGTTTGTTTCGGAATTTGGGTTTCATGTGGATGAAATGACAAGAAAAAAGCTCATTGAGCAGAAGGAGCTTTTAAAAACAGTACCCTCAGAAAGAATCAACAGGGAGTTGGTATATCTTTTTACTGGGGATTATGTGGGTATGGCATTTGAGCAGATGGTGGATGATGCTTTAATCCCTATTTTGTTTGAGTCCACATTGTCACTTATCTCCCTTTATGGTGGTAAATATCATATTGAGGATGTGTTTACCCACTCCGTATCAGTTGCAAAAGAGCTAATTCGCATCTTACCCTTTCATCTAAGTGTAGAAGATCGTCTTGTAATGATTCTTGCTGCCCTTTTGCATGATACAGGAAAAGGGGATGAAAGATACAGGCTTACACCGGGTAAGTTTTTAGGTCATGAAGAGATAAGTGCATATATCGTTGAAAAGGAACTCAAGAAGCTCTCTTTTTCCAATAAAATCATCAGGGATGTGTCAATACTGGTAAAAAGGCATGGAGATATAAGGAAATTCAGTAGCAACAACACAAAAGATATAACACTGTTAAGGTTTGCTTATGAAAACTATGAGTATCTGGATAAGATAATCTTACTTTCTATTGCCGATGCCAGATCTAAAAAAAGGGATGATGAATCGTTTTATTCAACCATCGAAAGAATCAAGCTGTTATCGTCGAGACTTGATTTTTCCAGAAAGAGCATAATCAATGGGGAGATACTTATTGAAATGGGTTTTCCTAAAGGGAAGAAGCTGGGGGTGGTACTCAAAGAGACCCAGTTTCGTCTGGTAGCTGGTCTGTTGGTTAGCTATGAGGAAGCCATTAAGTTTGTGAAAGGATATTGTATTTGA
- the ubiA gene encoding putative 4-hydroxybenzoate polyprenyltransferase, which yields MQKLKDFLKMIKFEHSLFALPFAFTGAIIAANGLPSFKQIFWIAVAMIGARSGAMGLNRVIDAEIDKLNPRTAQREIPTGKIKKGEAIVYIIISFILYEIATYQLNMLSFILSPIPILIFFIYSYTKRFTALCHIILGIALGLAPVGAYVAILGRVDISILLLGLGVMFWVAGFDIIYAIQDIDFDREKGLFSIPRFLGINGSLWVSRVFHIIAFSLFISVKYFSNLGYFYLVGVLGSGLFMIYEHYILKKSNLQKLSIAFFNINAYISLVIFIFTSIDIFVGN from the coding sequence ATGCAAAAGTTAAAAGATTTTTTGAAGATGATCAAGTTTGAACATTCATTATTTGCTCTACCCTTTGCCTTTACCGGTGCCATTATAGCAGCAAATGGACTACCGAGTTTCAAGCAGATCTTCTGGATTGCAGTAGCCATGATTGGTGCAAGAAGTGGAGCAATGGGGTTAAACCGGGTTATAGATGCCGAGATAGATAAGTTAAACCCAAGAACAGCCCAAAGGGAGATCCCAACAGGCAAAATAAAAAAAGGTGAAGCTATAGTCTATATTATCATTTCATTTATCTTGTACGAAATAGCAACCTACCAATTGAATATGTTAAGTTTTATCCTATCACCTATCCCCATATTGATCTTTTTTATCTATTCTTATACTAAAAGGTTTACTGCCCTATGTCATATCATACTTGGTATAGCACTTGGGCTTGCACCAGTTGGTGCCTATGTGGCTATTCTTGGTAGAGTAGATATTTCCATACTCCTATTGGGGTTGGGGGTTATGTTTTGGGTAGCAGGCTTTGATATAATCTATGCCATACAGGATATAGACTTTGATAGGGAAAAGGGGTTATTTTCCATACCAAGGTTTCTTGGTATCAACGGATCGTTGTGGGTTTCAAGGGTATTTCATATCATAGCCTTTTCACTGTTTATCTCTGTAAAGTACTTTAGTAACTTGGGTTATTTTTACCTTGTTGGGGTACTGGGCTCAGGATTGTTTATGATTTATGAGCACTATATTCTAAAAAAGAGCAATCTACAAAAGCTTTCTATAGCTTTTTTCAATATAAATGCCTACATTAGTCTCGTAATATTTATCTTTACTTCAATAGATATTTTTGTGGGGAATTGA
- a CDS encoding UbiX family flavin prenyltransferase produces MKVFVGITGASGAQYGIKLLQELNRLNNIELHLSITPDGITNINLESSLKLNYGKDIINALALNKNKTFYHDYRDFSAPISSGSFKIEKYIVCPASMGFVGRVASGISSNLIERASDVALKEYRELVIVFREAPLNQIHLENLLKLSRAGAKIVPAAPGFYHKPKTLEDIISFVVGKIFDIISIEHNLYEKWGTFYENDL; encoded by the coding sequence ATGAAAGTTTTTGTGGGAATTACCGGTGCTAGTGGTGCCCAATATGGGATAAAACTGTTACAGGAACTAAATAGACTTAATAACATCGAGTTACACCTATCTATAACCCCTGACGGTATAACAAATATAAACCTTGAGAGCAGCTTGAAACTTAATTATGGTAAAGATATAATAAACGCATTAGCCCTTAATAAAAACAAAACATTTTATCACGACTATCGTGATTTTTCTGCCCCAATATCCAGCGGCTCCTTTAAAATTGAAAAATATATCGTATGCCCAGCATCTATGGGCTTCGTTGGTCGAGTTGCATCAGGTATAAGTTCAAACCTTATAGAACGTGCCTCTGATGTAGCCTTAAAAGAGTATAGGGAACTTGTAATAGTTTTTAGAGAAGCACCCCTAAACCAGATACACTTAGAAAACCTGCTCAAACTAAGTAGGGCAGGAGCTAAGATTGTCCCCGCTGCTCCAGGCTTTTATCACAAACCAAAAACATTGGAGGATATAATTTCATTTGTAGTTGGAAAAATCTTTGATATAATATCAATAGAGCACAATCTTTATGAAAAGTGGGGTACCTTTTATGAAAATGATTTGTAA
- a CDS encoding methyl-accepting chemotaxis protein, whose amino-acid sequence MKLSTKINGIIAVVLLIFFSIVFFVSSKVAKDTAITSAVNNSRSVVIVAEGVREFMGKKLEADIYNMEAAKKDINKFMLVVPVVSSMKIMQAKAEEMGIKFKAPKIQPRNPINTPDELEVKILEMLAKKDTGSGPTPEHYEIDEKSGYIRYFKAVRLTKECEWCHGDPATSKQLWGNDQGLDPTGVKMENWRAGEIHGAFEIFTPLKPIMATINKNLIRDFIFLIIIIILITLFIYYFNQRFIIKPLQDVSMALNRVANGDFTVSLEVKSNDEIGMLAKDLNKMVNDIKSSLDIVANSIDQLASTSAELSSNAEMIAAGALEQAEQASTTASAVEEVNATVVEVAQNAANVANSANIAKEQVIKGHAIVSETKKMMEKIAETVSHSANTVRTLGESSEQIGQIIQVIDDIADQTNLLALNAAIEAARAGEHGRGFAVVADEVRKLAEKTVKATKEIAEMIENIQADTGGAVASMQEGVEHVEEGKQKAEEATAALDEIKASVESVSYEVSQIARATDEQSKATELMAQSVENISKVASENSIASKESAQAVEQLSRLASDLQAMINRFKLR is encoded by the coding sequence ATGAAGCTTAGCACGAAAATTAATGGTATCATCGCTGTTGTTCTCCTTATTTTCTTTAGTATTGTTTTCTTTGTTAGCTCCAAAGTAGCAAAAGATACCGCCATCACCTCAGCAGTCAATAATTCAAGATCTGTTGTAATAGTTGCTGAAGGTGTAAGGGAATTTATGGGTAAAAAACTTGAGGCTGATATATACAATATGGAAGCAGCCAAAAAGGATATAAACAAATTTATGCTGGTTGTCCCCGTTGTCAGCTCTATGAAAATCATGCAGGCCAAAGCAGAAGAGATGGGGATAAAATTTAAAGCTCCAAAAATTCAGCCACGAAATCCCATTAACACACCAGATGAATTGGAAGTAAAGATACTTGAGATGCTTGCCAAAAAAGATACTGGTAGTGGTCCAACGCCCGAGCATTATGAAATAGATGAAAAGTCTGGATATATCAGATATTTCAAAGCAGTAAGGCTAACCAAAGAGTGCGAATGGTGTCATGGAGATCCTGCCACATCCAAGCAATTGTGGGGCAATGATCAAGGGCTTGATCCCACCGGCGTTAAAATGGAAAACTGGAGGGCAGGGGAGATCCATGGAGCTTTTGAAATCTTCACCCCCCTTAAACCGATCATGGCTACTATCAACAAAAACCTCATCAGGGATTTTATATTTTTAATTATCATCATCATACTAATTACTCTTTTTATCTACTATTTCAATCAAAGATTTATCATAAAACCGCTACAAGATGTCTCAATGGCCCTTAATCGTGTGGCAAATGGAGATTTCACAGTATCTCTCGAGGTGAAGTCAAACGACGAAATCGGCATGTTAGCAAAAGATCTAAACAAAATGGTTAACGATATAAAATCATCTTTAGATATCGTTGCCAACTCCATCGATCAACTCGCCTCCACATCTGCTGAGCTCTCATCAAATGCAGAGATGATTGCTGCAGGAGCCTTAGAACAAGCAGAGCAAGCATCTACTACAGCATCAGCTGTTGAAGAAGTGAATGCCACAGTTGTAGAAGTGGCTCAAAATGCTGCAAATGTTGCAAACAGTGCCAACATAGCAAAAGAGCAGGTTATAAAAGGGCACGCAATAGTTTCAGAAACCAAAAAGATGATGGAAAAGATCGCAGAAACTGTATCCCATTCTGCCAATACAGTCAGAACGCTTGGTGAATCAAGTGAACAGATCGGTCAGATCATTCAAGTCATCGATGATATAGCAGATCAAACCAACCTTCTTGCCCTTAACGCAGCTATAGAGGCTGCCAGAGCAGGAGAACATGGTAGGGGCTTTGCAGTCGTGGCGGATGAAGTAAGAAAGCTTGCAGAAAAAACTGTGAAAGCTACTAAAGAGATCGCTGAAATGATCGAAAACATACAGGCAGATACTGGCGGAGCTGTAGCAAGCATGCAAGAGGGTGTAGAACATGTGGAAGAAGGTAAACAGAAGGCAGAAGAAGCAACTGCAGCCCTTGATGAAATCAAAGCAAGCGTAGAAAGTGTGAGTTATGAGGTTTCCCAGATAGCAAGAGCTACAGATGAACAGTCCAAAGCAACAGAATTGATGGCTCAAAGTGTGGAAAACATCTCAAAAGTAGCTTCAGAAAACTCCATTGCTTCAAAGGAATCTGCTCAGGCTGTTGAACAGCTATCCAGACTTGCCTCAGACCTACAGGCGATGATAAACAGGTTTAAACTAAGATAA
- a CDS encoding STAS domain-containing protein, whose protein sequence is MDVICEIIEESKAALIKIPNRLDASNSMPFKDKMTELVDKGYYLLLIDLSQTNFIDSSGLGALVGKISTCRKNGGDVRLIAPTQRVVEILQITNLDKVLKIYKSKNDALK, encoded by the coding sequence ATGGATGTTATTTGTGAAATAATTGAAGAATCTAAAGCAGCGCTGATAAAGATACCAAACCGTCTTGATGCCAGTAACTCAATGCCCTTCAAAGATAAGATGACAGAACTCGTGGATAAAGGTTATTATTTATTGCTTATAGATCTATCCCAGACGAATTTTATCGATTCCAGTGGTTTGGGAGCTCTTGTGGGTAAGATAAGTACCTGTAGAAAAAATGGTGGGGATGTTAGATTGATTGCTCCAACCCAAAGGGTTGTTGAAATACTGCAGATAACGAATCTGGACAAAGTGCTTAAGATTTATAAATCAAAAAATGATGCCCTCAAATAA
- the lnt gene encoding apolipoprotein N-acyltransferase — MNIFTITKSKTIFILPLVSALLLTLSAPGHDQSYFLFIAFVPIMISILLLPNRWLLLTILFTYTYSLYNFFWVTETVNYFGDVDLWIRAVLWFLMATYISLYYILFFYIFKKVESPLKNSLVFAVLELVRGKLFTGFPWMNVGLHALGYKPLALNAFLLGEIGVSFLVILINIYITYTIFKGKRYLFALIIIISLSHLTYLLPKPIKKSATLDFSIVQPSYNYLKKWDPEQRENVTIEVLSLLDQAIKTKSDIVVSPESSFPFFVQNDPHIWSYLLTQSKSKPILLGNIRYSVIDGKTDLYNSNFFFNDETVALYDKIHLVPFGEYFPLKIITAPIQRYFFGDNFDFKNGEKIVFFDLKGTKIGNLICYEDAFYELMLKNIKNGAEIMVVTTNDSWFGNSLGRYQHFAISLMRSIESGRSIIRSSQSGISACIQPYGETTAQKGLNEKGVLECKGITNSAMTPFSIISYWWLLPVGIVAFVRKSKTSNS; from the coding sequence ATGAATATATTTACCATCACAAAATCGAAAACGATATTTATCTTACCTCTTGTATCAGCCCTTCTGCTTACACTTAGCGCTCCAGGGCATGATCAGTCCTACTTCCTCTTCATAGCCTTTGTCCCCATTATGATCTCTATCCTTTTACTACCTAATAGATGGCTCCTACTAACTATACTCTTTACTTATACCTATTCATTGTATAACTTTTTCTGGGTCACAGAGACTGTTAACTATTTCGGAGATGTAGATCTCTGGATAAGAGCTGTACTATGGTTTTTAATGGCGACATATATATCCCTTTATTACATCCTCTTTTTTTATATTTTCAAAAAAGTAGAATCCCCCCTAAAAAATAGTTTAGTTTTTGCTGTGTTAGAATTGGTAAGGGGTAAACTATTTACAGGGTTCCCCTGGATGAATGTGGGGCTACACGCATTAGGATACAAACCATTAGCTCTTAATGCTTTTTTGTTGGGGGAGATAGGTGTTAGTTTTTTGGTGATACTCATAAATATTTACATTACATACACTATTTTTAAAGGGAAAAGATATCTATTTGCTCTTATTATCATCATATCACTTTCACACCTAACATACCTCTTACCAAAACCTATAAAGAAATCAGCCACTTTAGATTTTTCCATCGTTCAGCCATCTTACAACTATCTAAAAAAATGGGATCCGGAGCAAAGGGAGAATGTTACTATTGAAGTACTGTCACTCTTGGATCAGGCTATTAAAACTAAATCGGATATAGTAGTATCACCTGAATCCTCTTTTCCATTCTTTGTCCAAAATGATCCACATATCTGGAGCTATCTCCTCACCCAATCCAAATCTAAACCGATCCTTTTGGGCAATATAAGATACTCCGTAATAGATGGAAAAACTGATCTGTACAATAGCAACTTTTTTTTCAATGACGAAACCGTAGCTTTATACGATAAAATACATCTTGTCCCATTCGGTGAATACTTCCCCCTAAAGATTATTACAGCACCAATTCAACGCTATTTTTTTGGAGATAACTTCGATTTTAAAAATGGTGAAAAGATAGTTTTCTTTGACCTAAAAGGCACAAAAATAGGTAACCTAATATGCTATGAAGATGCGTTTTATGAGCTGATGCTAAAAAACATAAAAAATGGTGCCGAAATAATGGTAGTAACCACAAATGACAGTTGGTTTGGTAATTCCCTGGGGCGTTACCAACACTTTGCTATCAGCCTAATGAGAAGTATTGAAAGTGGTAGAAGTATAATAAGAAGCTCCCAGTCTGGGATTTCAGCCTGCATTCAACCTTATGGGGAGACAACCGCCCAAAAAGGTCTCAATGAAAAAGGGGTCTTAGAATGCAAAGGTATTACAAACAGTGCAATGACACCCTTTTCCATAATAAGCTACTGGTGGCTTTTGCCGGTAGGAATAGTAGCTTTTGTCAGAAAGAGTAAAACTTCAAACAGTTAA
- the hemH gene encoding ferrochelatase, whose amino-acid sequence MSNKSDLLYVMYMGGPDCLEAIEPFLYNLFNDRNIIDFGIGELPQRLLAKFIAKKRSKKVAKEYEKMGGASPQLPIMNSLLKKVSMFYHERYGRHLETAVGMCYYHPYIKDTIKYLQTGDFDNIYVMTMYPQYSYTTAGACFSRFFNAINILPPKKSFKVIPHWHLNRSYNSILIRNILESIKELNITTDQAHILFSAHSLPYYTIDKGDLYVKHITEQIHFIIDQIKPRSFSLSYQSKTGKIRWLEPSTEDEINRLIKERYNNIVICPISFVSDHIETLIEVDDQYLSKLKANGIKANRSKSLNDDDDFAKALIDILVE is encoded by the coding sequence GTGTCTAATAAATCAGATCTTCTTTACGTGATGTATATGGGTGGCCCAGACTGTTTGGAAGCGATAGAACCCTTTTTATACAATCTTTTTAACGACAGAAATATAATAGATTTCGGGATCGGTGAGTTACCCCAAAGACTCTTAGCTAAATTTATTGCAAAAAAACGTAGCAAAAAGGTGGCTAAGGAGTATGAAAAAATGGGGGGGGCGTCACCCCAGCTACCAATAATGAATAGTTTATTGAAAAAGGTTAGCATGTTTTATCATGAAAGGTATGGGAGGCATCTTGAAACTGCTGTGGGGATGTGCTATTATCATCCTTATATAAAGGATACAATAAAATACCTCCAGACAGGTGATTTTGACAATATCTACGTAATGACCATGTATCCCCAATACTCATATACCACAGCTGGAGCTTGTTTCTCAAGATTTTTCAATGCGATAAATATCTTACCACCTAAAAAAAGTTTCAAGGTTATCCCCCATTGGCATCTGAATCGATCCTATAACTCCATTTTAATAAGAAATATATTAGAATCCATAAAAGAGCTCAATATAACAACAGATCAGGCACATATCTTATTCTCCGCCCACTCACTCCCCTACTACACCATTGACAAAGGGGACCTCTACGTAAAACATATTACAGAACAGATCCATTTTATCATCGACCAGATAAAGCCCAGATCCTTCTCCTTGTCATATCAGAGCAAAACTGGTAAGATAAGATGGTTAGAGCCTTCTACTGAAGATGAGATAAATAGACTTATCAAAGAACGTTACAACAATATCGTAATCTGCCCCATCTCATTTGTTTCTGATCACATAGAAACACTCATAGAAGTAGATGACCAGTATCTGAGTAAACTTAAGGCAAACGGAATAAAAGCAAACAGGAGCAAAAGCCTCAATGATGATGATGACTTTGCAAAAGCACTAATCGATATTCTGGTGGAGTAA
- a CDS encoding NAD(P)-binding protein has protein sequence MFKVAIVGAGSAGIFTAYKLANLNGISVDLYEKGRDITTRNRQEVMSGFGGAGAFSDGKLTLTTEFGGWLTDFLDENNLEELIKEADDIWKDVSNVQQIDSSQNYEKIKDLEYLCSRHNLRLYAAKIRHLGTDNCLLAVKNLQTFLINSKNIHVHFECAVKDVIIENGEIKGLILEDGTKKYYDIVVLAVGRSGNSWMQEIVNRYHIESFINPVDIGVRVEVPRSITDHFTDYLYEFKIKYYTSEFEDEVRTFCVNPGGFITIEKNENNLLTVNGHSYKNRKSSNTNFALLVSTKFTEPFKEPIKYGQYIAYLANMLSGGSVIVQRFGDLIRGRRSTESRIRKNFVQPTLKEAMPGDLSFVLPYRYLSNLKETIIQLDKVMPGMADPNTLLYGVEAKFYSLRINVDNNMRSVNIKNLYCIGDGAGITRGIIQASVSGIIAANDIKNILRG, from the coding sequence ATGTTTAAAGTAGCTATCGTAGGAGCTGGCAGTGCTGGGATTTTTACAGCATATAAGCTCGCAAATCTTAACGGAATAAGTGTAGATCTTTACGAAAAAGGTAGGGATATCACCACCAGAAATAGACAAGAGGTAATGTCAGGTTTTGGTGGTGCAGGTGCCTTTTCTGATGGTAAATTAACCCTTACCACAGAATTCGGTGGATGGTTAACAGATTTTCTGGATGAAAATAATCTTGAAGAATTGATAAAAGAAGCCGATGATATCTGGAAAGATGTATCAAACGTTCAGCAAATAGATAGCTCACAAAATTATGAAAAGATCAAAGACCTCGAGTATCTTTGTTCAAGACACAACCTCAGGCTATATGCAGCAAAGATAAGACATTTGGGTACTGACAACTGCTTATTAGCCGTAAAAAACCTCCAAACCTTTCTAATCAATTCAAAAAATATACATGTACACTTCGAATGTGCTGTAAAAGATGTAATAATAGAGAATGGGGAAATCAAAGGGCTGATATTGGAGGACGGGACTAAAAAATATTACGATATCGTTGTTCTTGCTGTTGGAAGAAGTGGCAATAGTTGGATGCAGGAGATAGTAAACAGGTATCATATAGAATCTTTTATAAACCCCGTTGATATTGGAGTCAGAGTAGAAGTCCCCCGTTCCATCACCGACCATTTCACCGACTATCTATATGAGTTTAAAATAAAATACTATACCTCTGAATTTGAGGATGAAGTAAGGACCTTTTGCGTGAACCCTGGGGGTTTTATCACCATAGAGAAAAATGAAAACAATCTTCTCACTGTCAACGGTCATTCCTACAAAAACAGAAAAAGTAGCAATACCAACTTTGCCCTTTTGGTATCCACAAAGTTCACAGAACCCTTCAAAGAACCGATAAAATATGGACAGTACATCGCATATTTGGCAAATATGCTAAGTGGTGGTAGCGTTATAGTTCAAAGGTTTGGTGATCTGATCAGAGGTAGAAGGTCTACCGAAAGTAGGATCAGAAAAAATTTTGTTCAACCCACACTGAAAGAAGCCATGCCGGGAGATCTATCTTTTGTTTTACCATACAGGTATCTTTCAAATTTGAAAGAAACCATTATTCAGCTTGATAAGGTAATGCCGGGGATGGCAGATCCCAATACGCTTCTATACGGTGTTGAAGCAAAGTTTTATTCCCTTAGAATAAATGTGGATAACAATATGCGATCTGTAAACATCAAAAACCTTTACTGTATCGGTGATGGCGCCGGCATAACTAGGGGTATAATTCAAGCATCGGTATCAGGGATTATCGCTGCAAATGATATAAAAAATATCTTAAGGGGCTAA